A genomic window from Xyrauchen texanus isolate HMW12.3.18 chromosome 15, RBS_HiC_50CHRs, whole genome shotgun sequence includes:
- the LOC127656478 gene encoding 3-hydroxyisobutyrate dehydrogenase, mitochondrial-like isoform X2 gives MYGGNMCHSSITQCRHFSIRSMASKTHVGFIGLGNMGNPMAKNLIKHGYPVIASDVFPESCKELQELGAQILDNPADVADKADRIITMLPSSPNVIDVYTGPNGILKKVKKGALLIDSSTIDPSVSKEMAVAAEKMGAVLMDAPVSGGVGAATSGKLTFMVGGPEEEFNAAKELLSCMGANVVYCGQIGTGQAAKICNNMLLAIGMIGTAETMNLGIRLGLDPKLLAKILNMSSGRCWSSDTYNPVPGVMEGVPSANNYQGGFGATLMAKDLGLAQNTATNTKTPVPLGSLAHQIYRMMCARGYASKDFSSVFQFLREEEGQ, from the exons ATGTATGGAGGAAACATGTGTCACTCTTCGATCACCCAATGCCGTCACT TCTCCATCAGGTCCATGGCCTCTAAAACCCATGTGGGCTTCATTGGTCTGGGGAACATGGGAAACCCAATGGCAAAaaacctcataaaacatggatATCCAGTGATAGCCTCAGATGTATTTCCAGAGTCCTGCAAAGAGCTACAGGAGCTTGGAGCTCAG ATCCTGGACAACCCTGCAGATGTGGCGGACAAGGCTGATCGCATCATCACAATGCTCCCCTCTAGCCCCAATGTTATAGACGTGTATACCGGGCCAAATGGCATTTTGAA GAAGGTGAAGAAAGGAGCTTTACTCATTGATTCCAGCACTATTGATCCATCTGTTTCAAAGGAGATGGCAGTTGCTGCAGAGAAAATGGGGGCTGTTTTAATGGATGCCCCAGTGTCTGGAG GTGTTGGTGCTGCAACTTCAGGTAAGCTCACCTTTATGGTGGGTGGGCCAGAGGAGGAGTTCAATGCAGCCAAAGAGCTTCTGAGCTGTATGGGGGCTAATGTAGTATACTGCGGCCAGATTGGCACAGGACAG GCAGCTAAAATCTGCAACAATATGCTGCTGGCCATTGGAATGATCGGAACGGCAGAGACCATGAATTTAGGAATCAG ATTAGGGCTTGACCCGAAACTTCTGGCCAAGATCTTGAACATGAGTTCTGGCCGCTGCTGGTCAAGTGATACATATAACCCTGTGCCAGGAGTGATGGAGGGAGTGCCCTCAGCAAACAACTACCAGGGTGGCTTCGGAGCCACATTAATGGCCAAG GATCTGGGACTTGCACAGAATACAGCAACCAACACAAAGACACCAGTGCCGTTGGGCTCTCTGGCCCATCAGATTTACCGGATGATGTGTGCACGTGGCTATGCCAGCAAAGACTTCTCCTCGGTCTTCCAGTTCCTCCGAGAGGAGGAGGGCCAATAG
- the LOC127656478 gene encoding 3-hydroxyisobutyrate dehydrogenase, mitochondrial-like isoform X1, whose amino-acid sequence MAALLRGSRWLVKKCHNNHVSAVQVSIRSMASKTHVGFIGLGNMGNPMAKNLIKHGYPVIASDVFPESCKELQELGAQILDNPADVADKADRIITMLPSSPNVIDVYTGPNGILKKVKKGALLIDSSTIDPSVSKEMAVAAEKMGAVLMDAPVSGGVGAATSGKLTFMVGGPEEEFNAAKELLSCMGANVVYCGQIGTGQAAKICNNMLLAIGMIGTAETMNLGIRLGLDPKLLAKILNMSSGRCWSSDTYNPVPGVMEGVPSANNYQGGFGATLMAKDLGLAQNTATNTKTPVPLGSLAHQIYRMMCARGYASKDFSSVFQFLREEEGQ is encoded by the exons ATGGCCGCTCTGTTAAGAGGGTCGCGGTGGCTAGTCAAAAAGTGCCATAATAACCATGTCAGCGCCGTGCAGG TCTCCATCAGGTCCATGGCCTCTAAAACCCATGTGGGCTTCATTGGTCTGGGGAACATGGGAAACCCAATGGCAAAaaacctcataaaacatggatATCCAGTGATAGCCTCAGATGTATTTCCAGAGTCCTGCAAAGAGCTACAGGAGCTTGGAGCTCAG ATCCTGGACAACCCTGCAGATGTGGCGGACAAGGCTGATCGCATCATCACAATGCTCCCCTCTAGCCCCAATGTTATAGACGTGTATACCGGGCCAAATGGCATTTTGAA GAAGGTGAAGAAAGGAGCTTTACTCATTGATTCCAGCACTATTGATCCATCTGTTTCAAAGGAGATGGCAGTTGCTGCAGAGAAAATGGGGGCTGTTTTAATGGATGCCCCAGTGTCTGGAG GTGTTGGTGCTGCAACTTCAGGTAAGCTCACCTTTATGGTGGGTGGGCCAGAGGAGGAGTTCAATGCAGCCAAAGAGCTTCTGAGCTGTATGGGGGCTAATGTAGTATACTGCGGCCAGATTGGCACAGGACAG GCAGCTAAAATCTGCAACAATATGCTGCTGGCCATTGGAATGATCGGAACGGCAGAGACCATGAATTTAGGAATCAG ATTAGGGCTTGACCCGAAACTTCTGGCCAAGATCTTGAACATGAGTTCTGGCCGCTGCTGGTCAAGTGATACATATAACCCTGTGCCAGGAGTGATGGAGGGAGTGCCCTCAGCAAACAACTACCAGGGTGGCTTCGGAGCCACATTAATGGCCAAG GATCTGGGACTTGCACAGAATACAGCAACCAACACAAAGACACCAGTGCCGTTGGGCTCTCTGGCCCATCAGATTTACCGGATGATGTGTGCACGTGGCTATGCCAGCAAAGACTTCTCCTCGGTCTTCCAGTTCCTCCGAGAGGAGGAGGGCCAATAG
- the LOC127656347 gene encoding tax1-binding protein 1 homolog B-like, producing the protein MPFCFESSSGEQQKRCPLCEVIFPPHYDQSKFEEHVESHWKICPMCSEQFPLDCDQQLFEKHVLTHFDSNVPNF; encoded by the exons ATGCCATTCTGCTTTGAGTCCAG CAGTGGGGAGCAGCAGAAGCGCTGTCCGCTGTGTGAAGTGATCTTCCCTCCTCACTATGACCAGTCTAAGTTTGAGGAGCACGTTGAGAGCCACTGGAAGATATGCCCCATGTGCAGCGAACAGTTCCCTCTCGACTGCGACCAGCAGCTCTTCGAGAAACATGTTCTTACCCACTTTGACAGTAACGTCCCCAACTTTTAG